One Candidatus Paceibacterota bacterium genomic window carries:
- a CDS encoding UDP-N-acetylglucosamine--N-acetylmuramyl-(pentapeptide) pyrophosphoryl-undecaprenol N-acetylglucosamine transferase, producing MKIVFTGGGTGGHFYPLIAVAQKVNKIVDSEHIIGAKLYYFSDSPYDKKMLVENELLFEEVISGKMRTYFSFQNFIDIFKVFFGILNATYKLFTIYPDVVFGKGGYASFPTIFAARILRIPVLIHESDSAPGRVNLWAGHFAEKVAVSFAESAPFFPKKTIAWTGQPIRTEIEHKAPQKEAFEYFKLEEAIPVIVILGGSQGAQLINNVVLDALPKLIKNYQIIHQTGIKNFKTVKGQSEVALEKEKNKARYLPLPFLNPLQMKMVAGAATVIVSRAGSTLFEIASWGVPSILVPFKNSNADHSRKNAFSYARAGACSVIEEENMTANILSLEIERIINDKEGYKKMAENAKAFGKEGAAEKIARELVDIALSHEK from the coding sequence ATGAAAATAGTTTTTACAGGCGGGGGGACAGGAGGGCATTTTTATCCTTTAATCGCTGTCGCTCAAAAAGTTAATAAAATTGTAGATTCCGAACACATCATTGGAGCAAAACTTTACTATTTTTCAGATAGCCCTTACGACAAAAAAATGCTTGTTGAAAATGAACTTCTTTTTGAAGAAGTAATTTCTGGAAAGATGCGTACCTATTTTTCATTCCAAAATTTTATTGATATTTTTAAGGTTTTTTTTGGCATTCTTAATGCCACTTACAAATTATTTACGATTTATCCGGATGTGGTTTTTGGAAAAGGCGGATACGCATCTTTCCCGACGATTTTTGCAGCCAGAATTTTACGCATTCCTGTTTTGATCCATGAATCGGACTCTGCTCCCGGACGCGTAAATCTTTGGGCCGGGCATTTTGCCGAAAAAGTCGCTGTGTCTTTTGCGGAGTCTGCCCCATTTTTTCCTAAAAAAACCATTGCTTGGACAGGCCAGCCGATAAGAACCGAAATAGAACATAAAGCACCGCAAAAAGAAGCGTTTGAATATTTTAAATTAGAAGAGGCCATACCTGTAATTGTCATACTTGGTGGTTCTCAGGGTGCACAACTTATAAACAATGTTGTCTTAGATGCATTGCCAAAATTAATAAAAAATTATCAAATTATTCATCAAACAGGGATTAAAAATTTTAAGACAGTTAAAGGGCAGTCCGAGGTTGCTCTTGAAAAAGAAAAAAATAAAGCGAGGTATTTGCCTCTTCCTTTTTTAAATCCTTTGCAAATGAAAATGGTAGCTGGCGCTGCCACGGTTATCGTTTCGCGCGCAGGGTCAACCTTGTTCGAAATAGCTTCCTGGGGCGTGCCATCGATCCTGGTCCCTTTTAAAAATTCAAACGCCGACCACTCCAGGAAAAATGCTTTTAGTTATGCGCGAGCCGGAGCTTGCAGTGTTATTGAGGAGGAGAATATGACAGCTAATATTTTAAGCTTAGAAATTGAAAGAATAATAAATGACAAGGAAGGATATAAAAAAATGGCCGAGAATGCAAAAGCTTTTGGGAAAGAAGGTGCTGCAGAAAAAATAGCTAGGGAGTTGGTAGACATAGCCTTAAGCCACGAGAAATAG